Genomic segment of Bos taurus isolate L1 Dominette 01449 registration number 42190680 breed Hereford chromosome X, ARS-UCD2.0, whole genome shotgun sequence:
AGTCCACAATTCTTTGAGTAGCTTCCAAGATCCTACATCTTGCTCCTGTACCAGCTTCTTTTATCAAAACTTCCTATCTCAAACTCTAAACCCCGTTTTCCATTATTGAGAATTCCATGCTCTCTTCTTCTTGAATCGAAACCTTCACACATGCTATTCTAGTATCTGGTTGCAAATTGGTGACCATTTGATCCCCCCACTTTAAAGTTCCCTATTTGTCTTCCATTAGTTTTAGCATCCAGTGATAATCATTATCTGGAGTAgcaaatgtcaacccactccagtattcttgcctggaaaattccatggacaaaggagcctggtgggctaaagtccatgggatcacaaagaatcggacatgactgagcgactaacattaaTGTATGCACAATGATCATTGTCTAAATCAGTTATTTTATAAGAGGCTTCAAACTGGTAATTTTTCTAGTTCTATCATTCTTTCTACATCTATTAGCTGGAAATCTTTTGTAAAGAATTTTCTCTGACTGGCTAGGTCTATTTGGTATACTGAAACATAGTTTAAACATGATTGGCAGGatgaatatttaattcttttatggttatatttttaaacatttttaaaattagtgacTTGAAGTTTTGGACAATTTTATCAGAAAAACTAAGAGTAGTGGTTGTGTTTTCAGAGTAGCAGATTAAAAGCCTACAGGGTAAATTAAGCATTATACATAAgcaatgaaaaatagaaaatatttttgtaatattaGTTATTAAATGAAAACTGGATGAATTTTTGAAGTTTAACTTGAGTGAGAGAAAGGCAGTGCTAgtagtgaagaacccacctgccaatgcaggagacttaagagtcatggatttgatccctgggtggggaagatttcctggaggagggcatggcaacccactccagtattcttgcttggagaatcccatggacagaggagcctggtgggctacagtccatagggtctcaaagagtcagacatgactgaagtgacttagcatgcatacacttAGAGGAAGAAGATGTAGGTAGATACTAACAGTGCTTTGAAGGGATCTATGGAGTATTTTCAAGAGTTTTTAGAATTTGATGGCACTGGTTCttatgtttatttacttatttttataaataatatctggcagtttattaaaaaatggagcatactgaacAACAAACTATCTTTCatctttcaggaagaaaaaacacTAAATTTGAAAAGACATCACCCACTGAATTTGGACACAACACCTCTACTTAATTAAGAGAAACATTTGTACAGTCCAGGTCTTTATTTTTACACCCATCAGGCCATAAATTCATAGGGAATGGGCTCCAACAGTTTGGGTTCCTTTCCATTGGTCCTCCCAAAGTGTGCTTCTTTGGGTGGAGCAGGCTGGCACTTCAGCTGAACCCAAGTCCCTTTCtctttgacttccttctttttctgatcATTTTCCTTCATACATTTCAGGAAGCTATCTCGGCTCTTAGAGTGCTTAATATGCTCCATACGCACCttaattctcttggcaagaatctTGTCCTTAACTTGTTTGTTTACAATGATGACAACAGCATGCTGGGTAACATTGTAGACTCTCCCAGTTTTGCCATGGCAACATTCATGGGGCATTCCTTTTTGAACAGTACCCATTCCCTTGATATCTACAATATCACCCTTCTTGTAGATTTGCATGTATGTGGCCAAAGGAACAACTCCATGTTTTCTAAAAGGCCTAGAGAACATGTAGTGGGTGCCCCTCTTCTTTCCCTTTGTGTTGGTCATTTTGGCGAATTACTGGAAAATGGTGGTTCTGGCCGAAAAGCTGGTTCTTATGTTTAATTTCACTAAGGATTTAAgctatttccatttctgtgactGGTGTAACACCAACACTTCCCTTGTACTCAGCAACCAGGGCCCACAGTCAGGGGAAATTTTCAAGTTACAAATGGAGAGAGGCACATTTTCCCATATGCCAACTGTCAGAAGGGAATTAAAGAGGTACATGTGAGTGCACCTGAGACCAGAGTGATAAAAGATAGAAGGACTTTAATGTTTGGACTTAGGTGTGAGGAGGGACCAGATCTAAGGTAAAGCAAAATGAGATGCCTGTAGTGCCGATGCTACACTTGCTTGACCCTGAGAGTGAGTGCCTCCTTAAATGTTGTGCTGTAAGATAGTGACTTTTGAGCTCTCTCAGTGGGAAACAGTCCAGTGAGATCCGTGGAAGGACGTGGTACAGCAGTTCCTAGGTACAGTTTGAAACTGAGCAAAGGCTCTAAGGCTACAGATAAGAACACAGATATTATATGATAGGAGAAGAAGGTTCAAACCAAAGTAGATTGAATATTGGAGGTCAAGAAAGGGTTCATGGAGACTTGTACTGATGTCAGAAAGCTCTCCTCAGGCCAGAAAGTTTTAGGAGGAAGTGTGATAAcaaaaaacagaggaaacaggaGCAAAGGCATGGGGATGTGAAATAGGTTTAATGACTGTAATTTAGGGAGTAGTAGGAGATGAGGCTGGGGACTGCATTATGTAGAGCTTTACAGACCATGCTATGGATTTGAGCTTTATCTCTGTGGACCTTGGAGAACtactgaagtttttttttataCTCAGAagttacatggtcagatttgtgACTTTAAATAAATGTCTTCAAATGTACTCATAAAGAGGATTATATAATGAACCTTCATGTACccattaactgctgctgctaagtcacttcagtcatgtctgactctgtgcgaacccatagatggcagcccaccaggctcccccattcctgggattctccaggcaagaacactggagtgggttgccatttccttctccaatgcatgaaagtgaaatgtgaaaatgaagtcactcagttgtgtccgatcctcagataccccatggactgcagccttccaggctcctccatccctgggattttccaggcaagagtactggagtggggtgccattgccctctccagtaCCCATTAACTACATTCAATAATTACCAAGATTTTGCCAATCTTGTTTCAgctatctcttttttcctttctctttcctttcttttttaaaaaaatttatttattttaattagaggctaattactttacaatattgtattgcttttgcaatacatcaacatgaatctgccacgggtgtacacgtgttcccaatcttgaacccccctcccacctccttccccataccatccctctgggtcatcccagtgcaccagccccaagcatcctgtaccctgcatcaaacctggactggcgatttgtttcttatatgatattatacatgtttcaatgccattctcccaaatcatccccccgtccctctcccacagagtccaaaagattgttctatacatctgtgtctcttttgctgtcttgcatacagggttatcattaccatctttctaaattccatatatatgcgttagtatactgtattggtgtttttctttctggcttacttcactctgtaaaatcagctccagtttcaaccacctcattggaactgattcaaatgtattctttttgatggctgagtaatactccattgtgtatatgtaccacagctttcttatccattcatctgctgatggacatctaggtttcttccatgtcctggctattataaacagtgctgcgatgaacattggggtacacatgtctctttcaattctggtttccttcttttttaaaatttgctgaaatttttttaaaagccaatcCCAGGTATCATGTTATTTCACCATATACATTCACTAGGCATGTCTAAAGTACAGACATTTTCTTATATAACAGTTATGCTGTGGTTATgctatcttgctgctgctgctgctgctaagtcacgtcagttgtgtctgactctgtgtgaccccatagacggtagcccaccaggctcctgtccctgggattctccaggcaagaatactggagtgggttgccatttccttctccaatgcatgaaaggaaaagtgaaagtgaagtctctcagtcatgtccgactcttctcgaccccatggactgcagcctaccaagctcctccatccatgggatttcccaggcaagaatactggagtgggttgccattgctttctccttatgctatcttacaaaattaaaaattccttAATAGTATCTAGTACCCAGTTGATTATAAAATTTCTCAGGTTATCTCAAAAGATTGTCCAACAGTTGGTTTGTTCATATAAAGATCCAAACAATGTTCTCATATTACATTTGGTTATCATCATTTTTACCTTCTTACTGACATTGCTATAGATTAAATGTTTGTGTTCCACCCCCTTCCCCAAGTTTGTATGTTGAAACCTAACCCCCATtgtgatggtgttaggaggtaGGGCATTTAGAAGATGATTACGTCGTGAGGATAGAGCCCTCATAAATaggattagtgcctttataaaaaAGACTTCAGAGAAATCCCTTACCcattccaccatgtgaggacacagagaaaagagagtTGTCTATGAAGAGGGGATCTTACCAGACACTTAATCTGCcaacactttgatcttggacttccctcccTGTCTCtagaactataaaaaataaatttatgttatttataagctatggtattttgttatagcagcctggaCAAACAGACTAAAATGAGGTGtaattggagtaggaaatggcaaaccattccggtattcttgcctggagaatcccacggacagaggagcctgctgctaagtcacttcagtcgtgtccgactctgtgcgaccccatagacggcagcccaccaggctcccccgtccctgggattctccaggcaagaacactggagtgggttgccatttcctcctccaatgcatgaaagtaaaaagggaaagtgaagttgctcagtcgtgtctgactcttagcaaccccatggactgcagccttccaggctcctccgtccatgggattttccaggcaagagtgctggagtggggtgccatcaccttctccacagaggagcctggcgggttgcaaagggttggacatgactgaccaactgaacacacacacacacatacacacaagtatatggtattttgttatagcagcctggaCGAACAGACCAAGACAAGgtgtaattgacaaataaaagtagaatatatttaaggaattatctggcagtctagtggttaggactccatgcttctaatgcaggagtccaactttgatccctggtcagggaactaagagcctacAAAGCgctaccagaaagaaaaaaaaaagcatatatttaaggtgtacaactttATGATTTGATACAAGTATACACTAGGGAATATTTACCATGACCAGGGAGGATAGGGGTTAAAGGGAAAAATGTTGATCAAGGtatacaaagtttcagttatcaAGATGGTtattatttcttcagttcagttcagttcagtcgctcagtcgtgtccgactcttttcgaccccatgaatcgcagcacaccaggcctccctgtccatcaccaactcccagagttcactcagactcatgtccatcgagtcggtgatgccatccagccatctcatcctctgtcgtccccttcttctcctgcccccaatccctcccaccatcagggtcctttccagtgagtcaactcttcgcatgaggtggccaaagtattggagtttcagcttcagcattattgtttttgctttggctccatcccttcattctttctggagttatttctccactgatctccagtagcatattgggcacctacagacccagggagttcctctttcagtatcctatcattttgccttttcatactgttcatggggttctcaaggcaagaatactgaagtgatttgccatttccttctccagtggaccacattctgtcagacctctctaccatgaccctccc
This window contains:
- the LOC132344312 gene encoding large ribosomal subunit protein eL21-like, with the translated sequence MTNTKGKKRGTHYMFSRPFRKHGVVPLATYMQIYKKGDIVDIKGMGTVQKGMPHECCHGKTGRVYNVTQHAVVIIVNKQVKDKILAKRIKVRMEHIKHSKSRDSFLKCMKENDQKKKEVKEKGTWVQLKCQPAPPKEAHFGRTNGKEPKLLEPIPYEFMA